From the genome of Chanos chanos chromosome 5, fChaCha1.1, whole genome shotgun sequence, one region includes:
- the dhrs7cb gene encoding dehydrogenase/reductase (SDR family) member 7Cb: MALPSVMVLPLLVVAFAGIYYIYNEVIRFMSKSMVRNKVIVITDAVSGMGNECARLFHKGGARLVLCGPSWDKLESLQDSLCSGADPSVTFTPKLVLLDFSDMDSMSDVITEIAECYGCVDVLIFNASMKVKAPVQNLSLEMDKTIMDVNYFGPITLAKGILPSMITRRTGHFLLVNSIQGRLAVPFRTSYAASKHAVQAFFDCLRAEVEEYGISVSTISHTFINAKPHETPGSSAKPTNTFWAYIYRKLTHGVSPRDLADEIVRMVNRKRREVLLAHPIPWAALYIRSLVPSFFFAVVAAGVKDGPMAEQLK, encoded by the exons ATGGCTCTCCCATCTGTGATGGTGTTGCCCCTGCTGGTGGTTGCTTTTGCTGGAATCTATTATATTTACAATGAGGTCATCCGGTTCATGTCCAAGTCCATGGTGCGGAATAAGGTGATCGTGATAACAGATGCGGTGTCGGGAATGGGAAACG aatgtgCCCGACTCTTCCACAAGGGTGGGGCGAGGCTGGTGCTTTGCGGACCGAGCTGGGACAAATTAGAATCTCTTCAAGATTCCCTATGCAGCGGCGCAGACCCcagtgtg ACCTTCACACCCAAGCTGGTGCTGCTGGATTTCAGTGATATGGACAGCATGTCGGACGTGATCACAGAGATTGCCGAGTGCTATGGCTGTGTGGATGTCCTGATATTCAATGCTAGCATGAAGGTCAAAGCCCCTGTACAAAACCTCTCTCTGGAGATGGACAAAACTATCATGGATGTCAATTATTTTGGGCCCATCACTCTGGCAAAAG gtatttTGCCGTCAATGATAACAAGAAGAACAGGACACTTTTTACTGGTCAATAGCATACAAGGGAGATTGGCTGTCCCATTCCGGACTTCCT ATGCGGCCTCCAAACATGCAGTTCAGGCCTTTTTTGATTGCCTGAGGGCCGAAGTGGAGGAGTATGGGATCTCCGTCAGCACCATCAGCCACACCTTCATCAACGCTAAGCCACATGAGACCCCCGGTTCCTCCGCCAAGCCCACAAATACCTTCTGGGCAT ACATTTACAGAAAGCTAACCCACGGAGTGAGCCCGCGGGATCTGGCCGATGAAATTGTGAGAATGGTgaacaggaagaggagagaggtccTCCTGGCACATCCTATCCCCTGGGCTGCCCTCTACATCCGCTCCCTGGTCCCAAGCTTCTTCTTCGCCGTGGTTGCTGCAGGGGTGAAGGATGGGCCCATGGCTGAGCAGCTGAAGTAG